The following proteins come from a genomic window of Methylorubrum populi:
- a CDS encoding DUF5666 domain-containing protein, producing MSRIAPTRRGLLALLAGTLLSRPSPAWPQTPAAPLADPIQDRGIGGTGARPAEDETPGSDRGIGGTGVIGTIRRFGSIVVNDLRITYPPDVRVRIDGAPARVADLRIGHVVRVVARGPEGDLSTGAIDVTSEVVGPVEAVARGRLKVLGQTVSTAGLRHLTTLAVGERVAVSGLRRPDGTVVASLIEPRATGSARVAGPVRRGADGALRIGGLRLPGLESGLVGRRALVEGEAGPTGMTVASARDVSRPFPAGLARASIEAYVAPGGGGLRLGSGLAVSGRVAPSALPGPARPAVIETAIGRGGRMTVESVRGDASGRGGLDSAGQGPGSGRGPGSGRDGGQGPGGPGRPGGGGDAPVSRPGGGAGGFEPGRGGAGAGGAKPGGYPIDTRPGPGIGTGGGFGGPGGGFDRPGGGGPGGFGGGGPGGGGFGGSGGFGGGPGGGGRR from the coding sequence GTGAGCCGCATCGCCCCGACCCGACGCGGCCTGCTGGCGCTCCTGGCCGGTACTCTTCTGTCGCGGCCGAGCCCCGCATGGCCTCAGACACCGGCAGCCCCCCTCGCCGACCCCATCCAGGACCGCGGCATCGGCGGCACCGGCGCGCGTCCCGCCGAGGATGAGACGCCCGGCAGCGATCGCGGCATCGGCGGCACGGGCGTGATCGGCACGATCCGCCGGTTCGGCTCGATCGTCGTCAACGACCTGCGCATCACCTATCCGCCGGACGTGCGGGTGCGCATCGACGGTGCCCCCGCGCGCGTCGCTGACCTCAGGATCGGCCACGTCGTGCGCGTGGTGGCGCGGGGGCCGGAGGGAGACCTCTCGACGGGTGCCATCGACGTGACGAGTGAGGTCGTCGGTCCGGTCGAGGCTGTCGCCCGCGGCCGCCTGAAGGTGCTCGGCCAGACCGTATCCACGGCGGGCCTGAGACACCTGACGACGCTCGCGGTGGGCGAGCGCGTGGCGGTGAGCGGCCTGCGCCGGCCCGACGGCACCGTCGTCGCGAGCCTGATCGAACCGCGCGCAACGGGAAGCGCCCGCGTCGCCGGGCCGGTGCGGCGCGGCGCCGACGGTGCGCTGCGCATCGGCGGCCTGCGCCTCCCGGGCCTCGAATCGGGGCTCGTCGGGCGGCGGGCACTGGTGGAGGGCGAGGCCGGCCCGACGGGGATGACCGTCGCGTCGGCCCGGGACGTCAGCCGCCCCTTCCCGGCGGGGCTCGCCCGGGCCTCGATCGAGGCTTACGTCGCACCGGGCGGCGGCGGTTTGCGGCTCGGCTCCGGCCTCGCCGTGTCCGGACGGGTTGCACCCTCGGCCCTGCCTGGACCGGCTCGCCCCGCCGTGATCGAGACCGCGATCGGCCGGGGCGGACGGATGACGGTGGAATCGGTCCGAGGCGACGCCTCGGGGCGGGGCGGGCTCGATTCCGCCGGCCAAGGCCCCGGCAGCGGGCGAGGCCCGGGCAGCGGCCGCGACGGCGGCCAGGGACCCGGTGGACCGGGGCGCCCCGGAGGGGGCGGCGATGCGCCGGTCTCCCGTCCCGGCGGCGGAGCCGGCGGCTTCGAACCGGGCCGGGGCGGCGCAGGTGCGGGAGGCGCGAAGCCCGGCGGCTATCCGATCGACACGCGCCCCGGGCCCGGTATCGGAACGGGCGGTGGTTTCGGCGGCCCTGGCGGCGGGTTCGATCGCCCCGGCGGCGGGGGACCGGGCGGGTTCGGTGGCGGCGGCCCCGGCGGTGGCGGCTTCGGCGGTAGCGGCGGCTTCGGCGGAGGCCCCGGCGGCGGCGGGCGCCGCTGA
- a CDS encoding NUDIX domain-containing protein, whose protein sequence is MPPEIRGTRTVHDGWASFVVAEVTTPEGAEVTREIEDHGEAVCVLPYDPERRVAVLIRQFRAPPFFTAGVTDLLEVPAGLLDEADPAEGVRREAFEETGLRLSRLEPVSTVWSLPGISTERMHLFLAPYAESDREGQGGGLAEEHEAITVVEMPLASLAAMSEAGEITDMKTLVLLLALRLRRPELFA, encoded by the coding sequence ATGCCCCCCGAGATCCGCGGCACCCGCACCGTCCACGACGGCTGGGCCAGCTTCGTCGTCGCCGAGGTGACGACGCCCGAGGGCGCCGAGGTGACCCGCGAGATCGAGGATCACGGCGAGGCGGTCTGCGTGCTGCCCTACGACCCGGAGCGTCGGGTCGCCGTGCTGATTCGCCAATTCCGCGCGCCGCCCTTCTTCACCGCGGGCGTGACCGATCTGCTCGAAGTGCCCGCGGGCCTGCTCGACGAGGCGGATCCGGCAGAGGGCGTACGCCGGGAAGCCTTCGAGGAGACCGGCCTGCGACTGTCGCGGCTCGAGCCGGTCTCGACGGTGTGGAGTCTGCCGGGGATCTCCACGGAGCGGATGCACCTGTTCCTCGCCCCCTACGCGGAGAGCGACCGGGAGGGACAGGGCGGCGGCCTGGCCGAGGAGCACGAGGCCATCACCGTGGTCGAGATGCCGCTCGCCTCCCTCGCGGCGATGAGCGAGGCCGGCGAGATCACCGACATGAAGACGCTGGTGCTTCTGCTCGCCTTGCGCCTGCGCCGTCCCGAGCTGTTCGCCTGA
- the rmf gene encoding ribosome modulation factor: MSEKDPHRQPDDAIAEGARARAQGRPRDACPYPQDSPERTEWFEGYDGSPADRAPDGPLDKG, translated from the coding sequence ATGAGTGAGAAGGATCCGCACCGGCAGCCCGACGACGCGATCGCCGAGGGAGCCCGCGCCAGGGCCCAGGGGCGTCCGCGCGACGCCTGCCCCTATCCGCAGGATTCACCCGAGCGCACCGAGTGGTTCGAGGGCTATGACGGCTCTCCGGCCGATCGCGCGCCGGACGGTCCGCTGGACAAGGGCTGA
- a CDS encoding glutamate--cysteine ligase, giving the protein MARDTSDTTPLTTRDELIAWFSAGEKPRERFAIGTEHEKIPFYTADHTPVPYEGERGIRALLENLGRETGWEPILDAGNIIGLANNEGGGAISIEPGGQFELSGAPLPDIHATVGELDEHLAAARRAAEPLGIGFLDLGMSPKWTREATPQMPKSRYRIMRNYMPKVGRLGLDMMLRTATVQVNVDFASEADMVRKMRVSLALQPIATALFANSPFTDGRPNGFLSRRSEIWRDTDADRTGMLPFVFDEGFGYEAYVDWLLDVPMYFVKRGETYHDVAGASFRDLLAGRLAQLPGERATVSDWANHASTVFPEVRLKRFLEMRGADVGGPAMIAAQSAFWVGLLYDETALSAAWDLVRGWSTSERESIRAAVPRLGLHASIGGRCLGAVAAEALAIARTGLQARARRDGNGRDEAVYLQPLEAIIAAGRSHAEERLADYEGAWEKSVDPAFTACTF; this is encoded by the coding sequence ATGGCGCGCGACACGTCCGACACCACCCCGCTGACCACGCGGGATGAACTGATCGCGTGGTTTTCCGCGGGCGAGAAGCCGCGCGAACGCTTCGCCATCGGCACCGAGCACGAAAAAATTCCCTTCTACACGGCCGACCATACCCCGGTGCCGTACGAGGGCGAGCGCGGCATCCGGGCGCTTCTCGAAAACCTCGGCCGCGAGACCGGCTGGGAGCCGATTCTCGACGCCGGCAACATCATCGGGCTGGCCAACAACGAGGGCGGGGGCGCGATCTCGATCGAGCCCGGCGGCCAGTTCGAACTCTCCGGCGCTCCGCTGCCCGACATCCACGCGACGGTGGGCGAACTCGACGAGCACCTCGCGGCGGCGAGGCGCGCGGCCGAACCGCTGGGCATCGGCTTCCTCGACCTCGGCATGAGTCCGAAATGGACCCGCGAGGCGACGCCGCAGATGCCGAAGAGCCGCTACCGCATCATGCGCAACTACATGCCCAAGGTGGGCAGGCTCGGCCTCGACATGATGCTGCGCACCGCGACCGTGCAGGTGAATGTCGATTTCGCCTCCGAGGCCGACATGGTGCGCAAGATGCGCGTCAGCCTCGCCCTCCAGCCCATCGCCACGGCGCTCTTCGCCAATTCCCCCTTCACCGACGGGCGGCCCAACGGGTTCCTGTCGCGCCGCTCCGAGATCTGGCGCGACACCGATGCCGATCGCACCGGCATGCTCCCCTTCGTCTTCGACGAGGGCTTCGGCTACGAGGCCTATGTCGACTGGCTGCTCGACGTGCCGATGTACTTCGTCAAGCGCGGCGAGACCTACCACGACGTGGCCGGGGCATCGTTCCGCGATCTGCTGGCGGGGCGCCTCGCACAGCTGCCGGGCGAGCGGGCGACGGTGTCGGACTGGGCCAATCACGCCTCCACCGTCTTCCCGGAAGTGCGGCTCAAGCGATTCCTCGAGATGCGCGGCGCCGATGTCGGCGGGCCGGCGATGATCGCCGCGCAATCGGCCTTCTGGGTCGGGCTGCTCTACGACGAGACCGCGCTCTCCGCCGCCTGGGATCTCGTGCGCGGCTGGTCCACCAGCGAGCGCGAATCGATCCGCGCCGCCGTGCCGCGGCTCGGGCTCCATGCCAGCATCGGCGGGCGCTGCCTCGGCGCAGTCGCGGCGGAGGCGCTCGCCATCGCCCGCACCGGCCTGCAGGCGCGGGCGCGCCGCGACGGGAACGGGCGCGACGAGGCGGTGTACCTCCAGCCGCTGGAGGCGATCATCGCCGCCGGCCGCAGCCATGCGGAGGAGCGGCTCGCCGATTACGAGGGTGCCTGGGAGAAGTCGGTGGATCCGGCCTTCACCGCCTGCACCTTCTGA
- a CDS encoding inositol monophosphatase family protein — protein sequence MTQTTSSFAALRPVLHDAMREAAALALPSFRTGAHTTARVWSKAGGSPVTEADVAVDAFLKVRLSQIEPRAAWLSEETSDDPVRLGHDLVWIVDPIDGTRAFLSGHPDWSIAVALLSRGEPVIGGVFAPATDHFYEAVAGEGATLNGTPIRVAPQDRLEGARVTGPKPFQDRLLDGAARLGHRPTVAVIERVPSLALRLARVAEGRIDLGLVSRDARDWDLAGADLIVREAGGVVCDLQGRPAVYNRPEPRHGELIAVPLALREPALAALEA from the coding sequence ATGACCCAGACGACATCCTCTTTCGCGGCGCTGCGGCCCGTGCTGCACGACGCGATGCGGGAGGCCGCCGCGCTCGCGCTGCCCTCCTTCCGGACAGGCGCGCACACGACGGCGCGGGTCTGGTCGAAGGCCGGCGGCTCGCCGGTCACCGAGGCCGACGTCGCCGTGGACGCCTTTCTCAAGGTCCGCCTGTCGCAGATCGAGCCGCGGGCAGCCTGGCTCTCGGAGGAGACCAGCGACGATCCGGTGCGGCTCGGGCACGACCTCGTCTGGATCGTCGATCCGATCGACGGCACCCGTGCCTTCCTCTCCGGGCATCCGGACTGGTCGATCGCGGTGGCCCTGTTGTCGCGGGGGGAGCCGGTGATCGGCGGCGTCTTCGCTCCGGCGACGGATCATTTCTACGAGGCGGTGGCGGGCGAGGGGGCGACCCTCAACGGAACGCCGATCCGCGTCGCGCCGCAGGACCGGCTGGAGGGCGCGCGCGTCACCGGGCCGAAGCCGTTTCAGGATCGTCTGCTCGACGGCGCGGCCCGGCTCGGACACCGGCCCACGGTTGCGGTGATCGAGCGGGTGCCGTCCTTGGCCCTGCGGCTCGCACGGGTGGCCGAGGGCCGGATCGATCTCGGCCTCGTGTCACGGGATGCGCGGGATTGGGACCTCGCCGGCGCGGACCTGATCGTCCGGGAGGCGGGCGGCGTCGTCTGCGACCTTCAGGGCCGACCGGCGGTCTACAACCGTCCGGAGCCCCGCCACGGCGAGCTGATCGCCGTGCCGCTCGCCCTGCGCGAACCCGCGCTGGCGGCCTTGGAGGCCTGA
- a CDS encoding DUF6101 family protein codes for MMTFEIANLNCRPGFDDEANVQPVAAPVTPLPILGAVSGGTAPVGVALAFADEAADACGEDRFALLLVDGEGEVSMRLGPFPEEDVVAVWRAVSSKGGLARMLLREDGDIVPVSQQLGPVVLGKGRQRRRHAALSGRRPRFLVRRKTARLPARPCIHRGESEIISRG; via the coding sequence ATGATGACTTTCGAGATCGCGAATCTGAACTGTCGGCCGGGCTTCGATGACGAGGCGAACGTGCAGCCCGTCGCAGCTCCGGTGACCCCGCTGCCGATCCTGGGCGCTGTTTCCGGCGGCACCGCACCCGTCGGCGTGGCGCTGGCCTTCGCCGATGAGGCGGCCGATGCCTGCGGCGAGGATCGCTTCGCCCTGCTGCTCGTCGACGGCGAGGGCGAAGTATCGATGCGGCTCGGGCCGTTTCCGGAAGAGGATGTCGTGGCCGTGTGGCGCGCCGTCTCGTCCAAGGGGGGCCTGGCCCGGATGCTCCTGCGCGAGGACGGCGACATCGTCCCGGTGTCGCAGCAGCTCGGCCCGGTCGTCCTCGGCAAGGGCCGCCAGCGCCGCCGCCACGCCGCGCTCAGCGGACGCCGTCCGCGCTTCCTCGTGCGGCGCAAGACCGCCCGACTCCCGGCCCGGCCCTGCATTCACCGGGGCGAGAGCGAGATCATTTCGCGCGGCTGA
- a CDS encoding sulfurtransferase TusA family protein, which translates to MLDFSQDGAVELDLSGLKCPLPALRTRKALRALAPGARLAVTATDPLAGIDIPNVVREEGAALEAQERNGPASRFLIRRGADRAPEPA; encoded by the coding sequence ATGCTCGATTTTTCGCAGGACGGCGCGGTCGAACTCGACCTCAGCGGCCTCAAATGCCCCCTTCCGGCGCTGCGCACGCGCAAAGCCCTGCGCGCCCTCGCGCCCGGAGCGCGTCTTGCCGTGACCGCGACCGATCCGCTGGCTGGGATCGACATCCCCAACGTCGTCCGCGAGGAAGGAGCCGCTCTGGAGGCGCAGGAACGGAACGGTCCGGCCTCGCGCTTCCTGATCCGCCGCGGCGCCGACCGTGCGCCCGAACCAGCCTGA
- a CDS encoding 16S rRNA (uracil(1498)-N(3))-methyltransferase, with protein sequence MAAYDFTAPRLFVEADLAEGRVLPLERAQANYLLTVLRRAEGEPVLLFNGRDGEWSAEIVPQGRKSADLRVVARTRPQPAPSGLHYLFAPLKTGRLDYMAQKAVEMGAGRLQPVFTRFTQGERIKLDRLQANTIEAAEQCGILSIPEIGEPARLPACLDALEAERLLVFCDEDATVTDPVAALRGAADPAAPPPLAVLVGPEGGFHPEERALIAARPNTVALSLGPRILRADTAAVAVLALVQAVLGDAR encoded by the coding sequence ATGGCCGCCTACGATTTCACCGCCCCGCGCCTCTTCGTCGAAGCGGATCTGGCGGAAGGACGCGTCCTGCCGCTGGAGCGGGCGCAGGCGAATTACCTGCTGACCGTGCTGCGCCGAGCCGAGGGCGAACCGGTCCTGCTGTTCAACGGGCGCGACGGCGAGTGGAGCGCCGAGATCGTGCCGCAGGGCCGCAAGAGCGCGGATCTGCGCGTGGTGGCGCGGACTCGGCCGCAGCCGGCGCCGAGCGGTCTGCACTACCTGTTCGCCCCCCTGAAGACGGGTCGGCTCGACTACATGGCGCAGAAGGCGGTCGAGATGGGCGCCGGGCGCCTCCAGCCGGTCTTCACCCGCTTCACCCAAGGCGAGCGGATCAAGCTCGACCGGCTCCAGGCCAACACGATCGAGGCGGCCGAGCAGTGCGGCATCCTTTCGATCCCCGAAATCGGCGAGCCGGCCCGCCTGCCCGCCTGCCTCGATGCCCTCGAAGCCGAGCGGCTGCTCGTGTTCTGCGACGAGGACGCGACGGTCACCGATCCGGTAGCCGCGCTTCGCGGCGCGGCCGATCCGGCGGCCCCGCCGCCGCTCGCCGTGCTGGTCGGCCCCGAGGGCGGGTTCCACCCGGAGGAGCGCGCCCTGATCGCCGCCCGCCCCAACACGGTCGCCCTGTCGCTCGGGCCCCGCATCCTGCGAGCGGACACTGCGGCGGTCGCGGTGCTGGCGCTGGTGCAGGCGGTGCTGGGCGACGCACGGTGA
- a CDS encoding ABC-type transport auxiliary lipoprotein family protein: MTRLPLSPAPPRRLLRTVVLLAPLALLGGCGGGATPLTFDLAALPGQARPGSAARSIVVSEPVGLQPMEADRIIVREPGGSLSFLGGGQWADRLPRLIQTRVIQSLENTGRLRSVSRPGDKVPSDYQLVSEIREFDINSGTGEAVVDLSAKLIAEGSGRVVNARVFTARVPVAKVDPQSAAAGLDAALSQVLGDLVRWVNSGR; encoded by the coding sequence ATGACGCGTCTTCCTCTCTCGCCTGCCCCTCCCCGTCGGCTCCTGCGGACGGTCGTCCTGCTCGCACCGCTCGCGCTCCTCGGCGGCTGCGGCGGCGGCGCGACGCCGCTCACCTTCGACCTCGCGGCCCTGCCGGGTCAGGCGCGGCCCGGCAGTGCTGCGCGCTCCATCGTCGTATCCGAGCCCGTCGGCCTGCAGCCGATGGAGGCCGACCGCATCATCGTGCGCGAACCCGGCGGCTCCCTGTCCTTCCTCGGCGGCGGCCAGTGGGCCGACCGCCTGCCTCGCCTGATCCAGACGCGGGTGATCCAGAGCCTGGAGAATACCGGCCGGCTGCGCTCAGTCTCGCGGCCCGGCGACAAGGTGCCGTCGGACTACCAGCTCGTCAGCGAGATCCGTGAGTTCGACATCAATTCCGGGACCGGCGAGGCCGTGGTGGACCTCTCGGCCAAGCTGATCGCCGAGGGCAGCGGCCGGGTCGTCAACGCCCGCGTCTTCACCGCCCGCGTGCCGGTGGCCAAGGTCGATCCCCAGAGCGCCGCCGCCGGCCTCGACGCGGCGCTGAGCCAGGTCCTCGGCGATCTCGTGCGTTGGGTGAATTCGGGCCGGTAA
- a CDS encoding asparaginase, with translation MPLPRILLLSLGGTITMTRSAGGGIVPTLTAADLAASVPGLAAVAAIETLSPLRRPSAGLTLDDLIGVARTLNDRLADDLDGAVVIQGTDTIEETAFVLDTLVDGDKTVVVTGAMRGPESAGADGPGNLLAAAIVAGSPAARGLGVVAVLNDEIHAARLVQKAHTALPSAFRSPLAGPVGLVIEGDARIVLRSRRPPVLTGPLADEPVPVALLKMGIGDDGRLLAALPDLGFRGVVIEGMGAGHVPEALADTVSALVARIPVVLASRAETGPVFSRTYGYPGGEIDLLSRGALSAGLLSGLKARLLLQLLLRAGIDRAAYAPYFADP, from the coding sequence ATGCCCCTCCCCCGCATCCTCCTCCTGTCGCTGGGCGGGACGATCACCATGACCCGGAGCGCTGGGGGCGGGATCGTGCCGACGCTGACGGCGGCCGACCTCGCGGCTTCGGTGCCGGGGCTTGCCGCGGTGGCGGCGATCGAGACGCTCTCACCCCTGCGCCGGCCGAGCGCCGGGCTGACCCTCGACGACCTGATCGGGGTGGCGCGCACGCTGAACGACCGTCTCGCGGATGATCTCGACGGCGCGGTGGTGATCCAGGGCACCGACACGATCGAGGAAACCGCCTTCGTCCTCGACACTCTGGTCGACGGCGACAAGACCGTCGTCGTCACCGGGGCGATGCGCGGGCCGGAGAGCGCCGGGGCCGACGGGCCCGGCAACCTGCTGGCCGCCGCGATCGTCGCGGGCAGCCCGGCGGCACGGGGCCTCGGCGTGGTCGCCGTGCTTAACGACGAGATCCACGCCGCGCGCCTCGTGCAGAAGGCCCACACCGCCCTGCCCTCGGCCTTCCGCTCCCCGCTCGCCGGCCCGGTCGGCCTCGTGATCGAGGGCGATGCCCGGATCGTCTTGCGATCCCGCCGCCCGCCCGTCCTGACCGGCCCGCTGGCCGACGAACCGGTCCCGGTCGCGCTCCTGAAGATGGGCATCGGCGACGACGGGCGCCTGCTCGCTGCCCTGCCGGACCTCGGCTTCCGCGGCGTCGTGATCGAGGGGATGGGCGCGGGCCACGTGCCGGAGGCGCTCGCCGACACCGTCTCCGCTCTGGTCGCGCGGATACCGGTGGTCCTCGCCTCCCGCGCGGAAACGGGTCCTGTGTTCTCGCGCACATACGGGTATCCCGGCGGCGAAATCGACCTGCTGTCCCGCGGCGCGCTCTCGGCCGGTCTCCTGTCAGGCCTGAAGGCGCGGCTGCTGCTCCAGCTTCTCCTTCGGGCGGGGATCGACCGGGCGGCCTACGCCCCGTACTTCGCGGATCCGTGA
- a CDS encoding DUF6502 family protein, with protein MSQPIEPAPSPDGAALHGPVARLLRPLVRLLVQRGITFPALTNLLRELYVNVAEYDFALSGKEQTDSRVSLLTGIHRKEVRRLRGAGAPVSRVPATVSRTSRIIARWIAAPEFTDGQGRPLPLPRSADDAAPSFESLVAGVTKDVRPRAVLDEWLDRGLAILDAEGRVRLLESAYLPKGGAEPQLYYFGRNLHDHIAAAAGNVSAPAPRFFERAVHYDGLSDALAARLEARAREIAMAALKQANAEAHAACADDEGGRHRWNFGIYIYREEVPTADPGPEPESTGTEGRAP; from the coding sequence ATGTCTCAGCCGATCGAACCCGCCCCGTCTCCGGACGGCGCCGCCCTGCACGGGCCCGTGGCGCGTCTGCTGCGGCCGCTGGTGCGCCTGCTGGTTCAGCGCGGCATCACCTTCCCGGCGCTCACCAACCTGCTGCGCGAACTCTACGTGAACGTCGCCGAGTACGATTTCGCCCTATCCGGCAAGGAGCAGACCGACAGCCGGGTCAGCCTGCTGACGGGCATCCACCGCAAGGAGGTGCGGCGCCTGCGCGGGGCGGGCGCGCCGGTGAGCCGAGTGCCGGCGACGGTGTCGCGCACGAGCCGGATCATCGCCCGCTGGATCGCCGCGCCCGAATTCACCGACGGTCAGGGCCGGCCGCTGCCGCTGCCGCGCTCGGCCGACGATGCGGCTCCCTCCTTCGAGAGCCTGGTCGCGGGCGTGACCAAGGACGTTCGGCCCCGCGCCGTGCTCGACGAGTGGCTCGACCGAGGTCTCGCCATCCTCGACGCCGAGGGCCGGGTCCGCCTGCTGGAATCCGCCTATCTGCCCAAGGGCGGAGCCGAGCCGCAGCTCTACTATTTCGGGCGGAACCTGCACGACCACATCGCGGCCGCCGCCGGGAACGTTTCCGCGCCTGCCCCGCGCTTCTTCGAGCGCGCCGTTCATTACGACGGCCTCTCCGACGCGCTCGCCGCACGGCTGGAGGCCCGGGCCCGCGAGATCGCCATGGCGGCGCTCAAGCAGGCCAATGCCGAGGCTCACGCCGCCTGCGCCGACGACGAGGGCGGACGCCATCGCTGGAATTTCGGCATCTACATCTATCGGGAGGAGGTGCCCACCGCCGATCCCGGTCCGGAGCCGGAATCGACAGGAACGGAAGGCCGCGCGCCGTGA
- the ubiA gene encoding 4-hydroxybenzoate octaprenyltransferase codes for MPSPSEPGSGRVADAVAGHWADRLAPAAARPYLRLARIERPIGWWLLLLPCWWSAALAAIAAGHPGPHPGHLVLFLIGAVAMRGAGSTYNDIADRRLDAQVERTRSRPLPSGQVTTRQAAAFLVAQALVGLAVLLQFNTTAILVGMLSLAPVAIYPFMKRVMPMPQAVLGLAFGWGALMGWVAVFGRLDPPALWLYAGTILWIVGYDTIYAVQDIEDDEIVGIHSSARLFGARLRLAVGLCYAGTVALFAPALAGAGAGLLGWLGLALFAAHLAGQVSRLSERDGARALALFRSNRDAGLILFAGLAADALWQGLR; via the coding sequence TTGCCCTCTCCGTCCGAGCCCGGCTCCGGCCGCGTCGCCGACGCGGTCGCCGGCCACTGGGCCGACCGGCTCGCGCCGGCCGCGGCGCGGCCCTACCTGCGGCTCGCCCGAATCGAGCGGCCGATCGGCTGGTGGCTGCTGCTGCTGCCGTGCTGGTGGTCGGCGGCCCTCGCCGCCATCGCCGCCGGACATCCCGGTCCCCATCCCGGCCACCTCGTGCTGTTCCTGATCGGCGCGGTGGCGATGCGCGGCGCCGGTTCGACCTACAACGACATCGCCGATCGTCGGCTCGATGCGCAGGTCGAGCGCACCCGCTCGCGCCCGCTTCCCTCGGGCCAGGTGACGACGCGCCAAGCCGCCGCCTTCCTCGTGGCCCAGGCGCTGGTCGGCCTCGCGGTGCTGCTTCAATTCAATACGACCGCGATCCTGGTCGGCATGCTCTCTCTCGCCCCGGTGGCGATCTACCCGTTCATGAAGCGGGTGATGCCGATGCCGCAGGCGGTGCTCGGACTCGCCTTCGGCTGGGGCGCGCTGATGGGCTGGGTCGCCGTGTTCGGCCGCCTCGACCCGCCGGCCCTGTGGCTTTACGCGGGCACGATCCTCTGGATCGTCGGCTACGACACGATCTACGCCGTGCAGGACATCGAGGATGACGAGATCGTCGGCATCCACTCCTCGGCCCGGCTGTTCGGAGCGCGGCTGCGTCTCGCGGTCGGGCTTTGCTACGCCGGCACCGTCGCCCTGTTCGCACCGGCGCTGGCCGGTGCCGGGGCCGGTCTCCTGGGCTGGCTCGGGCTCGCGCTGTTCGCCGCCCATCTCGCCGGCCAGGTGAGCCGGCTGTCCGAGCGCGACGGCGCGCGCGCGCTGGCGCTGTTTCGCTCGAATCGCGATGCCGGCCTCATCCTGTTCGCGGGACTCGCCGCCGACGCTCTGTGGCAGGGCCTGCGCTGA
- a CDS encoding DUF3775 domain-containing protein, whose product MDIALDKVTEIILRLRAVEVKEGVTDPDSGSNPTDDGSIDILASGTDDATEQEVRSMIAGLNEDERADLGALLYIGRGDYEAAEWHNAVAFAKEREAAGDTVMRELLGTPDAASLLEEGLDALGIPMETPEAP is encoded by the coding sequence ATGGACATCGCCCTCGACAAGGTCACCGAGATCATCCTTCGGCTGCGGGCGGTCGAGGTGAAGGAAGGCGTGACCGATCCGGATTCGGGTTCCAACCCGACTGACGACGGCTCGATCGACATCCTGGCCAGCGGCACCGACGACGCCACCGAGCAGGAGGTCCGCAGCATGATCGCCGGGCTCAACGAGGATGAGCGCGCCGATCTCGGAGCGCTCCTCTATATCGGCCGCGGCGACTACGAGGCGGCGGAGTGGCACAATGCGGTCGCCTTCGCCAAGGAGCGCGAGGCGGCCGGCGACACGGTGATGCGCGAGCTGCTCGGCACCCCGGACGCGGCCTCCCTGCTCGAGGAAGGTCTCGACGCGCTGGGCATTCCCATGGAGACGCCCGAGGCGCCCTAA
- a CDS encoding outer membrane protein yields MIRRPIRPALAGLLSSLLAGGASSADLPRRAAPPPPPVLPVFSWTGFYVGVNAGYGIRGGASSHTDATYGTVTESGGRGGFVGGGQFGYNYQLTPGAGWVLGAEADFQGTGFGRRGDGTVGTTPYYGIAPSLDWFGTVRGRLGYAFDRWLIYGTGGFAYGGGSKSPYASAYPYSLPDTTRLGYAAGAGIEYALTDRISVKVEGLYVDLGKQNVGATVYDATVPAYYGTGRSESGFGVVRGGLNYKF; encoded by the coding sequence ATGATCCGACGCCCGATACGGCCGGCCCTCGCCGGCCTTCTGAGCAGCCTTCTCGCAGGCGGCGCGTCCAGCGCCGACCTTCCGCGCCGGGCCGCACCTCCGCCGCCGCCGGTTCTGCCGGTCTTCAGCTGGACCGGCTTCTATGTCGGCGTGAATGCCGGCTATGGCATCCGCGGCGGGGCTTCGAGCCACACGGATGCGACTTACGGCACCGTCACGGAGAGCGGAGGCCGGGGCGGTTTCGTCGGCGGCGGCCAGTTCGGCTACAATTACCAGCTGACGCCGGGCGCGGGCTGGGTGCTCGGGGCCGAGGCGGATTTCCAGGGCACCGGGTTCGGGCGCCGCGGCGACGGCACCGTCGGTACCACGCCCTATTACGGTATCGCCCCGAGCCTCGACTGGTTCGGCACGGTGCGCGGCCGACTCGGCTACGCCTTCGACCGCTGGCTCATCTACGGCACCGGCGGTTTCGCCTATGGCGGGGGCAGCAAGTCTCCCTACGCCTCCGCTTATCCCTACAGCCTGCCGGACACCACGCGGCTCGGCTACGCTGCCGGAGCGGGCATCGAATACGCCCTTACCGACCGTATTTCGGTGAAAGTCGAGGGGCTCTATGTCGATCTCGGCAAGCAGAACGTCGGAGCGACCGTCTACGACGCGACCGTCCCTGCCTACTACGGCACCGGTCGATCAGAATCCGGTTTCGGCGTCGTGCGCGGAGGCTTGAACTATAAGTTCTGA